In a genomic window of Pseudomonas mohnii:
- a CDS encoding dimethylamine monooxygenase subunit DmmA family protein: protein MLITGIKSRPVYDQLQPLPGGTRHIIAGQGSGGRAMLRLLDEMAGLDRPITLLYSRESFSGQDFVAQLQEHPGHQLKLYASNQALIDDLNDLLFDARMGTRLYLAGSESFLGSAMQVATRYDLNRDEVLREHSGTLVRRVWCVHCDTYTENVTQRVYDCPGCGLTLVVRDHYSRRLAAFQAVKADAEVPGELPPAEELDT from the coding sequence ATGCTGATCACCGGGATCAAAAGCCGACCGGTCTATGACCAGTTGCAACCGCTGCCGGGCGGTACGCGGCACATCATTGCGGGGCAAGGCAGTGGCGGGCGCGCCATGTTGCGCCTGCTCGACGAAATGGCCGGCCTGGACCGGCCCATCACCTTGCTGTATTCCCGCGAGTCCTTTTCCGGGCAGGACTTTGTCGCCCAACTGCAGGAGCATCCAGGCCATCAATTGAAGCTGTACGCCAGCAACCAGGCGTTGATCGATGACCTGAACGACCTGCTCTTCGATGCGCGAATGGGCACCCGTCTGTACCTCGCCGGGTCCGAAAGTTTTCTGGGCAGCGCCATGCAAGTGGCCACCCGTTACGACCTCAACCGCGATGAAGTGCTGCGCGAACATTCCGGCACGCTGGTGCGCCGGGTCTGGTGCGTGCACTGCGACACCTATACCGAAAACGTCACCCAACGTGTCTACGACTGCCCCGGTTGCGGCCTGACGCTGGTGGTGCGCGATCACTATTCCCGCCGGCTGGCAGCGTTTCAAGCGGTCAAGGCCGATGCCGAAGTACCGGGCGAACTGCCGCCCGCCGAGGAGCTCGACACATGA
- a CDS encoding sigma-54 interaction domain-containing protein produces MNDSNLPPSLQMGMRSSVNASSEVLGALLETPALHALLDSFSEALIVTDGEGRVRFLNLAAERVNRLSKQQAIGLSERDFFQRSALNYDDLLAALNRGGNSALTRSREGRVLLSSTHAIPTGAYEKPFRMLTQKDFDGSQPQRRASLGNRPAEPQGLRDPQDNALHLSPQLSSIADTGVRAFRRRARLLLLGEPGVGKTAIARHIHRAAGWGDRPFIHVNCGSIPESLFESEMFGYERGAFTGALQGGKQGYIEAASGGTLFLDEIGEIPLHVQAKLLKFLEDSTIQSVGSPLSKTVQVQVIAATNKDLRHLVSTGEFRADLYYRLAVLPVEIPPLRQHRDDLPFLIDILLSRINGDREPSLSLSAGCRKRLMSYDFPGNIRELVNIFERLAVLADDEAQEHHLPAELLQAQRLKPSVVQGATDQSAEQNLKLQVQQFERQVILEAVELCGSKRKAAQHLGIDIGTLIRKLQRD; encoded by the coding sequence ATGAACGACTCGAACCTGCCGCCCTCGTTGCAGATGGGCATGCGATCTTCGGTCAATGCCAGCAGTGAAGTGCTGGGTGCCTTGCTGGAAACCCCGGCACTGCACGCCTTGCTCGACAGCTTCAGCGAAGCACTGATCGTCACTGACGGCGAAGGTCGGGTGCGCTTTCTCAACCTCGCCGCCGAGCGGGTCAACCGGTTGTCGAAACAGCAAGCCATCGGGTTGTCCGAGCGCGATTTCTTCCAGCGCTCGGCCCTGAATTACGACGACTTGCTGGCCGCGCTCAATCGCGGAGGCAACAGCGCCCTGACCCGTTCCCGGGAAGGTCGGGTGCTGCTCAGCAGCACCCATGCCATCCCCACCGGGGCCTACGAAAAACCGTTCCGGATGCTGACCCAGAAAGACTTCGACGGCAGCCAGCCGCAACGGCGGGCATCACTCGGCAATCGACCGGCGGAACCGCAAGGCCTGCGCGACCCGCAGGACAACGCCCTGCACCTCTCGCCTCAACTGTCGAGCATCGCCGACACCGGCGTGCGCGCGTTCCGCCGGCGCGCACGACTGTTGCTCCTGGGCGAGCCCGGCGTCGGCAAGACAGCCATTGCCCGACACATTCACCGTGCGGCCGGCTGGGGTGATCGACCGTTCATTCATGTCAACTGCGGGAGCATTCCCGAGAGCCTGTTCGAGTCGGAGATGTTCGGCTACGAGCGTGGCGCTTTTACCGGTGCGCTGCAGGGCGGCAAGCAAGGCTACATCGAGGCGGCCTCCGGGGGGACGCTGTTCCTCGATGAGATCGGCGAGATCCCCTTGCATGTACAGGCCAAGTTGCTGAAGTTTCTCGAAGACAGCACCATTCAATCGGTCGGCTCGCCCCTGAGCAAAACCGTGCAAGTGCAAGTGATCGCGGCCACCAACAAGGATCTGCGCCACCTGGTGAGCACCGGTGAATTTCGTGCCGATCTTTACTATCGCCTGGCCGTGCTGCCGGTGGAAATCCCGCCACTGCGCCAGCATCGCGATGACCTGCCGTTTCTCATCGACATCCTGCTCAGCCGCATCAACGGTGATCGAGAGCCTTCCCTGAGCCTGTCGGCCGGTTGCCGCAAGCGGCTGATGAGCTATGACTTCCCGGGCAATATTCGTGAACTGGTCAACATCTTCGAACGCCTGGCGGTTCTCGCCGACGACGAGGCGCAAGAGCATCATTTGCCCGCGGAGCTGCTGCAAGCGCAACGACTGAAACCCTCCGTCGTTCAGGGCGCCACCGATCAGAGCGCCGAGCAGAACCTCAAACTTCAGGTCCAGCAGTTCGAACGCCAGGTCATCCTCGAGGCGGTGGAACTGTGCGGCAGCAAACGCAAGGCGGCGCAGCATCTGGGCATCGACATCGGTACGTTGATTCGCAAATTGCAGCGTGACTGA
- a CDS encoding PAS domain-containing protein — protein MDILNLLAKKAQPLASTVSADGQLLNLSASLSDQLGYALEELLAQPIERIFSVESVRALQSLFANPPADELIPSLELTLIRHNGGLLHVIASGLLEWRTVQPARLHLVKIPLGSLGHRLREMHNANEVMSQMLQSAKVAYWCIEFAEAVNINNTPDEIVRQVFENDSHWRLCNRAMADVYEMPSDVDFNQQPVRLYWPRSPANEAFVRRLIEAGFSVDCALSVDRRHDGSPAYVENDVRATIINGQLLRMWGSIRDVSQELRMQHDAEQRIEALRRVFDAVPDAVLVIDEHLQPQWRNAAFEDTFGITHGAGIAQLLLDMALPERTWHSLPLPDLHGRDRNFNVHCSRILVREGVAWRVAVFRECQGRRVQDLHP, from the coding sequence ATGGATATCCTGAATTTGCTGGCCAAGAAAGCCCAGCCCCTCGCAAGCACCGTCAGCGCCGACGGGCAACTGCTCAACCTGTCCGCCAGCCTGAGCGATCAATTGGGCTATGCGCTGGAGGAACTGCTGGCGCAACCGATCGAACGCATTTTCAGCGTCGAGTCGGTGCGTGCCTTGCAGTCGCTGTTCGCCAACCCGCCTGCCGACGAACTCATCCCGAGCCTGGAGCTCACCTTGATTCGCCACAATGGCGGCCTGCTGCATGTGATCGCCAGTGGCCTGCTGGAATGGCGGACCGTGCAACCTGCGCGCCTGCACCTGGTGAAAATCCCCCTCGGATCGCTGGGCCACCGGCTGCGGGAAATGCACAACGCCAACGAAGTAATGAGCCAGATGCTGCAGAGCGCAAAGGTGGCGTACTGGTGCATCGAATTCGCCGAAGCGGTGAACATCAACAATACCCCGGACGAAATTGTCCGCCAGGTCTTTGAAAACGACTCCCACTGGCGCTTGTGCAACCGCGCCATGGCCGATGTCTACGAGATGCCGTCGGATGTCGATTTCAATCAGCAGCCCGTCCGCCTGTACTGGCCGCGCAGCCCGGCCAACGAAGCATTCGTGCGGCGTTTGATCGAGGCCGGGTTCAGCGTCGACTGCGCCCTCTCGGTGGACCGTCGCCACGATGGCTCGCCGGCCTACGTCGAAAACGATGTGCGGGCAACCATCATCAACGGGCAACTGCTGCGGATGTGGGGCAGCATTCGCGACGTCAGCCAGGAATTGCGCATGCAGCACGACGCCGAGCAGCGCATCGAAGCGTTGCGCCGGGTGTTCGATGCCGTGCCCGACGCCGTGTTGGTGATCGATGAACACCTGCAGCCGCAATGGCGCAATGCGGCGTTCGAAGACACGTTCGGCATCACTCATGGCGCCGGGATCGCACAGTTGCTGCTGGACATGGCCTTGCCCGAACGCACCTGGCACAGCCTGCCGCTACCTGATTTGCATGGGCGCGACCGGAATTTCAATGTGCACTGCTCGCGCATCCTGGTCCGTGAGGGCGTGGCGTGGCGGGTGGCGGTGTTTCGCGAATGCCAGGGGCGTCGCGTCCAGGATTTGCACCCATGA
- a CDS encoding mechanosensitive ion channel family protein: MDETIVNVTTAKFNALIAIVQAYGAAFAIKILTAIAFWIVGRWLIGFAVHMVQKALGKQKVDPTVLRYVGSAITVTLNIILVIGILGYLGMQTTTFAALLAAVGLAIGMAWSGLLANLAAGAFIIVLRPFKVGDFICAGGVTGTVTEIGLFATAINTPDNVLTLVGNNKIFSDNIQNFTHNPFRRVELKAQLSGAADWKAAAALLKQKIASIPNVLAEPAVDVEILEFNLVGPVLAVRPYCHNENYWQVYFDTNRTIKDALGEAGFPAPIPAQTVIFQQGATLPGALTKE, translated from the coding sequence ATGGACGAGACTATCGTTAATGTCACCACTGCCAAGTTCAACGCCCTCATCGCCATCGTCCAGGCCTACGGGGCCGCTTTCGCGATCAAGATTCTCACCGCCATCGCGTTCTGGATCGTCGGGCGCTGGCTGATCGGCTTTGCCGTCCATATGGTGCAAAAGGCCCTGGGCAAGCAGAAGGTCGACCCGACGGTGTTGCGCTATGTGGGCTCGGCGATCACGGTGACGCTGAACATCATCCTGGTGATCGGCATCCTCGGTTACCTCGGCATGCAGACCACCACCTTCGCCGCGTTGCTCGCCGCAGTCGGCCTGGCAATCGGCATGGCCTGGTCGGGGTTGCTGGCCAACCTGGCGGCCGGTGCCTTCATCATTGTCCTGCGGCCGTTCAAGGTGGGCGATTTCATCTGCGCCGGCGGGGTAACAGGCACGGTCACCGAGATCGGACTGTTCGCCACGGCGATCAACACCCCGGACAACGTGCTGACCCTGGTGGGCAACAACAAGATCTTCAGCGACAACATCCAGAATTTCACCCACAATCCCTTCCGCCGTGTTGAACTCAAGGCACAGCTGTCCGGCGCCGCCGACTGGAAGGCAGCGGCGGCCTTGCTCAAGCAGAAAATCGCGTCCATTCCCAACGTGCTCGCCGAGCCGGCGGTGGATGTGGAGATTCTGGAGTTCAATCTGGTAGGGCCCGTGTTGGCGGTGCGTCCTTATTGCCACAACGAAAACTACTGGCAGGTGTATTTCGACACCAATCGCACCATCAAGGATGCCCTCGGCGAGGCGGGCTTCCCGGCACCGATACCGGCGCAAACGGTGATTTTCCAGCAGGGCGCTACCTTACCCGGAGCGCTGACCAAGGAATGA
- a CDS encoding amino acid adenylation domain-containing protein, with product MQDVRPNPMLTLEYCVERPIFMDFLQYANRTPDATAVISHDASCSYRQLERISRGIAGFLIEKGARESDRVVIISNRCAGLVYAMLGASRAGLTFSVADMAYPAARIDQIIRILQPSFVLLCGGATFDPGPVQPGQGTAHPQVVQIPESPDESLQAFAIAPDDLPEVDPAHPAYITFTSGSTGEPKGIVTHHAPLVHFIEWHARHHSLSENDCFSLLSGLGHDPVYRDVFTPLSIGAKVVIPAQSLVIDPSALATWLHEHAISVIHLTPPLGKLIEAGAKINGTRFNDLRYLFWGGDALSDTLYEQMRVIAPDAKSVNFYGTTETPQAMAFHPLDPTADNSRIPLGKGIDGAQLLVVNDASQLAGIGEVGEILIRSPYLSLGYWGDAAKTRDSFVVNPFTRVPDDICYKTGDLGTYLPDGSVMFLGRGDSQVKIRGHRIELTEIEGAISRHPRIKQCVVLAANDRSSVRLVAYCVSTQPVSSVQLREHVSKALPDYMVPALFVFLDAIPLTPNGKIDKRALTAAGASTQAASPGSDQNLSPIGLKLADAWSAILDVPHIDANLSFVELGGDSLSFVQASMVLERLIGHLPERWEMLPVRDLGELANTAKPSRLAVRAMEVPVLLRVMSIVMIVVGHFQLFKDWAFFGETAVLFVVSGLSLARFQFQAINERGNASTLVKSVATIAVPTVLYTLLTQVLFDRFHWQSVLMISNWFAPNDIGYFTYWYVEVLLQMIVIIGLVLSFERVRQIILSNPFRYLLMASCLLAVADLLISLYVFDASALDNRVPQHFLAIMVLGMAIHYADSTRRKWMASAVAVIVVGGRDLLEFYGHGLPAVGMSEYIDVAVPAVLAVIWIRSVPVPGLIARGLAAIAASTLYIYLTHFQFQSVARRLNDSPVLAVVIAIVGGIVVGYAWNKFVRIVLMRFNGAEKKRRAQKIERVA from the coding sequence ATGCAGGATGTTCGCCCCAACCCAATGCTGACCCTGGAATATTGTGTCGAACGTCCGATATTCATGGATTTCTTGCAGTACGCGAACCGTACACCCGATGCAACCGCTGTCATTTCCCACGATGCATCGTGCAGTTATCGTCAACTTGAGCGCATAAGCCGGGGCATTGCCGGCTTTCTGATCGAAAAAGGCGCCCGCGAGTCAGACCGGGTGGTCATCATTTCCAATCGCTGCGCGGGCCTGGTCTACGCCATGCTCGGCGCCTCGCGGGCCGGGTTGACGTTCAGCGTCGCCGACATGGCCTATCCCGCTGCGCGCATCGACCAGATCATACGCATCCTGCAGCCCTCGTTTGTGTTGCTTTGCGGCGGGGCGACCTTCGATCCCGGGCCTGTACAACCGGGGCAGGGCACTGCTCATCCGCAGGTGGTGCAGATTCCCGAATCGCCTGACGAATCCCTGCAAGCGTTTGCCATTGCTCCAGATGATTTGCCGGAAGTCGACCCGGCTCATCCGGCCTACATCACCTTCACATCGGGCAGTACCGGTGAACCGAAGGGGATTGTCACCCACCATGCGCCGCTGGTTCATTTCATCGAGTGGCATGCCCGGCATCATTCGCTATCGGAAAACGATTGCTTTTCCCTGTTGTCCGGACTGGGTCATGACCCTGTCTACAGGGACGTCTTCACGCCGCTGTCCATCGGCGCGAAAGTGGTCATTCCGGCGCAGTCGCTGGTTATCGATCCATCGGCCCTGGCCACATGGCTGCATGAACATGCCATTTCGGTCATTCACTTGACGCCGCCCCTGGGCAAGCTCATTGAAGCGGGCGCAAAGATCAATGGAACCCGATTCAACGATTTGCGCTACCTGTTTTGGGGTGGCGACGCCCTGAGCGATACCTTGTACGAACAGATGCGCGTCATTGCACCCGATGCAAAGAGCGTGAACTTCTACGGTACGACGGAAACGCCACAGGCCATGGCGTTTCACCCGCTCGATCCCACCGCCGACAATTCGCGGATACCGCTGGGCAAAGGCATAGACGGGGCACAACTGCTGGTCGTGAATGACGCCAGTCAGTTGGCCGGCATTGGAGAAGTGGGGGAAATCCTGATTCGCAGCCCCTATCTGTCATTGGGTTACTGGGGTGACGCGGCGAAGACCCGGGATAGTTTTGTGGTCAATCCCTTTACCCGTGTCCCGGATGACATTTGCTACAAGACCGGCGACCTCGGCACCTACCTTCCGGATGGCAGTGTCATGTTTCTGGGGCGGGGTGACAGTCAGGTCAAGATTCGCGGGCACCGAATCGAACTGACTGAAATCGAAGGCGCCATTTCGCGCCATCCTCGAATCAAGCAGTGCGTTGTGCTGGCGGCGAATGACCGTTCCAGCGTGAGGCTGGTGGCCTATTGCGTTTCAACCCAGCCTGTTTCGTCGGTTCAATTGCGCGAGCATGTCAGCAAGGCACTTCCCGACTACATGGTGCCGGCGTTGTTCGTGTTTCTGGACGCCATTCCACTGACGCCCAATGGCAAGATCGATAAGCGGGCGCTGACTGCGGCGGGCGCTTCGACGCAAGCGGCGTCCCCGGGCTCGGACCAGAATCTGTCGCCGATCGGGCTCAAGCTGGCGGACGCCTGGTCTGCAATCCTCGACGTCCCGCATATCGACGCCAACCTGTCGTTCGTCGAGCTGGGCGGCGATTCGCTGTCGTTCGTCCAGGCGTCAATGGTCCTTGAGCGGTTGATCGGGCATTTGCCCGAACGATGGGAAATGCTGCCGGTCCGTGATCTGGGTGAGTTGGCCAATACCGCCAAACCCTCGCGGCTGGCCGTTCGGGCAATGGAAGTTCCCGTGTTGCTGCGGGTCATGTCCATCGTGATGATCGTTGTCGGGCATTTTCAACTGTTTAAGGATTGGGCGTTCTTCGGCGAAACGGCGGTGTTGTTCGTCGTGTCCGGTCTCAGCCTGGCGAGGTTTCAATTTCAAGCCATCAATGAACGCGGTAACGCCAGTACGCTCGTCAAGTCCGTGGCCACTATCGCAGTGCCCACCGTCCTGTATACGTTGTTGACCCAGGTGCTTTTCGACAGATTTCACTGGCAGTCCGTCTTGATGATTTCCAACTGGTTTGCACCCAATGACATCGGCTACTTCACCTATTGGTACGTTGAAGTGCTGTTGCAGATGATCGTGATTATCGGGCTAGTGTTGTCGTTCGAGCGCGTCAGGCAAATCATCCTTTCCAATCCGTTCCGTTATTTGCTCATGGCGTCCTGCCTGTTGGCGGTGGCTGATCTGTTGATCAGTCTGTATGTGTTTGACGCTTCAGCGCTGGATAACCGGGTGCCACAGCACTTCCTGGCGATCATGGTGCTCGGCATGGCCATTCACTATGCCGACTCCACCCGGCGCAAATGGATGGCCAGCGCGGTGGCGGTCATTGTGGTGGGCGGGCGAGATTTACTGGAGTTCTACGGGCATGGCTTGCCTGCGGTTGGCATGAGCGAATACATCGATGTGGCGGTGCCGGCGGTGCTCGCGGTGATCTGGATCCGCTCGGTGCCCGTGCCAGGACTCATCGCGCGGGGGCTCGCCGCCATCGCGGCGTCAACGCTGTACATCTATCTGACGCACTTCCAGTTCCAGTCCGTGGCCCGTCGCCTCAATGACAGCCCTGTACTGGCCGTGGTGATCGCCATCGTCGGCGGGATCGTGGTCGGTTACGCCTGGAACAAGTTCGTGCGAATCGTGTTGATGCGCTTCAACGGCGCCGAGAAGAAGCGCCGTGCGCAAAAGATTGAACGGGTGGCCTGA
- a CDS encoding EAL domain-containing protein has translation MNTRVELARDEAAPGVLVQTLEQAIDAVVVVDAQGLVVFFNAAAERFWGCSRIEALGGNVSALIPRGLDPNPDDSASEHTDGGVHHLAGSSLDTRIVRQDGQERWGVMSVSTIVMHDQTLHAVFLKDVTHLRVQDLEHRLLSMSINATHSATCIVDAHRQLIYVNDGLIRLLGYSREEVIGQSPLLFFVPDARAETQAEPELEAILCGQPHEFSALISKRSGQRLWVHVSSTPVFDAQDQLEHVVIVLTDITQSKLHEVLQNKVIGALLKEESLESVLTLLCHEIERIAPEVIVSILSVDPQGILHPLASPGLPVEYSRAIEGLVIGPTTGSCGTAAYRGEPVLVTDINNDPLWADYKHLAQQSGLQACWSMPVRNGAGRIAATFALYFRESRGPDPLHGHLVKAGTHLCMLALEREQARQSIRKMAFYDGLTGLPNRSYLLAQAQRTLGEMAREQAELAVLFVDLDRFKQINDALGHASGDELLRVTAHRLRSLLREADLVGRLSGDEFVLVLPRMNATQVATFLERMMMLLSRPMTIAGMSVVVSASIGISLFPGDGRDMETLLHRADIAMYQAKRIERGSFSFFVEKMNRIAQDRLVLETALRNAMATGNLELFYQPQIDLNSGRLVGVEALARWAHPALGDISPRQFIPLAEECGLINELSQWVLQAACEQLAVWRRQGLAIASLSINLSPINFHNLDLAELIAGQLQRYGLQPADLCVEVTEGVVLSNSPGTCKTIRDLHALGVRLAIDDFGTGYSSLGYLRHLPISELKLDKSFVDDLEHDTSCRALSESVIGIGKSLSLTVVAEGIESAVQRDILKAQGYEVGQGNFFSLPLPGQAFVQFIDSVNAGAAACNGAGALCVGAGFSS, from the coding sequence ATGAACACAAGGGTCGAACTGGCAAGAGACGAAGCGGCTCCAGGCGTCTTGGTGCAAACACTGGAGCAGGCTATCGACGCCGTGGTGGTCGTGGATGCGCAGGGCCTCGTGGTGTTTTTCAATGCCGCTGCCGAACGCTTTTGGGGCTGTTCGCGCATTGAGGCGCTGGGCGGTAACGTCAGTGCCCTGATTCCCCGGGGGCTTGACCCGAACCCTGACGATTCTGCCAGCGAGCACACGGACGGCGGCGTCCATCACCTGGCAGGCAGCAGTCTGGATACGCGGATCGTGCGCCAGGATGGTCAGGAGCGCTGGGGCGTGATGTCCGTCTCGACAATTGTTATGCATGACCAGACCCTGCATGCGGTCTTCCTCAAGGATGTCACGCACCTGCGCGTGCAAGACCTCGAGCACCGGTTGCTATCGATGTCGATCAATGCCACGCATTCGGCGACGTGCATCGTCGACGCCCATCGACAGCTTATCTACGTGAATGACGGACTGATCCGCTTGCTGGGGTATTCCCGTGAGGAGGTGATCGGGCAATCACCCTTGCTGTTCTTCGTGCCCGACGCTCGGGCCGAGACGCAAGCGGAGCCGGAGCTGGAAGCCATTCTCTGCGGCCAGCCTCACGAGTTCAGCGCACTGATCAGCAAACGCAGCGGACAGCGCCTGTGGGTGCATGTGTCCTCGACACCCGTCTTCGATGCTCAAGACCAGCTCGAACATGTCGTGATCGTGCTGACGGACATTACCCAGTCGAAGTTGCATGAGGTGCTGCAGAACAAAGTCATTGGCGCATTGCTCAAGGAGGAGTCGCTGGAGAGCGTGCTGACGTTGTTGTGCCATGAAATTGAACGCATCGCCCCCGAAGTCATCGTGTCGATCCTCAGTGTTGATCCGCAAGGAATTCTGCATCCCCTGGCCAGCCCCGGCTTGCCGGTCGAATACTCCAGGGCCATCGAGGGCCTGGTCATCGGCCCCACGACGGGGTCCTGCGGCACGGCCGCCTACCGGGGCGAACCGGTGCTGGTGACCGACATCAACAACGACCCGCTGTGGGCGGACTACAAGCACCTGGCACAACAGTCCGGTTTGCAGGCCTGTTGGTCGATGCCGGTGCGCAACGGTGCCGGGCGCATCGCCGCGACCTTTGCACTGTATTTCCGGGAAAGCCGTGGACCGGACCCCTTGCATGGCCACTTGGTCAAAGCGGGCACGCATCTGTGCATGTTGGCCCTCGAACGCGAGCAAGCCCGCCAATCCATTCGAAAAATGGCCTTTTACGATGGATTGACCGGCCTGCCCAATCGCAGTTACCTGCTCGCCCAGGCACAACGCACCCTGGGCGAAATGGCGCGAGAGCAGGCGGAGCTGGCCGTGCTGTTTGTCGACCTGGATCGTTTCAAGCAAATCAACGATGCGTTGGGCCATGCCTCGGGTGACGAGTTATTGCGCGTCACGGCGCACCGGCTGCGCAGCCTGTTGCGAGAGGCCGACCTGGTCGGGCGTTTGTCCGGCGACGAATTCGTCCTGGTGCTGCCACGCATGAACGCGACACAGGTCGCGACTTTTCTGGAGCGGATGATGATGCTCCTGAGTCGCCCGATGACGATCGCGGGCATGTCGGTGGTCGTTTCGGCCAGCATTGGCATCAGCCTGTTCCCCGGCGATGGGCGTGACATGGAGACCTTGCTGCACCGTGCCGACATTGCGATGTATCAGGCCAAGCGCATCGAGCGCGGCAGCTTCAGCTTTTTTGTCGAAAAGATGAACCGGATCGCTCAAGACCGATTGGTGCTGGAAACGGCGCTGCGCAACGCCATGGCCACCGGCAACCTCGAGTTGTTCTACCAGCCGCAGATCGACCTCAACAGCGGCAGGCTCGTGGGTGTCGAGGCGTTGGCTCGCTGGGCGCATCCGGCCCTGGGCGACATCTCGCCAAGGCAATTCATACCGCTGGCCGAGGAGTGCGGGCTGATTAATGAACTGAGTCAATGGGTGCTGCAAGCGGCATGCGAACAACTGGCCGTCTGGCGTCGACAGGGATTGGCGATTGCGTCGCTTTCGATCAACCTGTCGCCGATCAACTTTCATAACCTCGATCTGGCCGAACTGATTGCCGGCCAATTGCAGCGATACGGTTTGCAACCCGCCGACCTGTGCGTGGAAGTGACCGAGGGCGTGGTGCTTTCCAACAGTCCTGGCACCTGTAAAACCATCCGCGATCTGCACGCGTTGGGGGTGCGGCTGGCCATCGATGATTTCGGCACGGGCTACTCCAGTCTGGGGTATTTGCGGCATCTGCCGATCAGCGAGCTGAAACTGGACAAGAGTTTTGTCGACGACCTGGAGCACGATACGTCTTGCCGGGCCCTGAGCGAGTCGGTCATCGGCATCGGCAAGAGTCTGTCGTTGACCGTGGTGGCCGAAGGCATCGAGTCCGCCGTCCAGCGTGACATCCTCAAGGCCCAAGGGTATGAGGTCGGCCAGGGCAATTTCTTCTCGTTGCCACTGCCTGGCCAGGCGTTCGTGCAATTCATTGATTCGGTGAATGCGGGCGCGGCCGCGTGTAACGGGGCAGGGGCACTCTGCGTGGGGGCGGGGTTTTCGAGCTGA
- a CDS encoding RidA family protein: MANQDITFVPDPDADSISSDVAGFGGLLVSTQIPTRADGSLELGDITLQSECTLQALKVALERAGSSMDRVLHLTIYLTDMADRAAFNEVYQRFFAKPWPVRAAVGVAALAVEGMRVEVTAMAAKG, encoded by the coding sequence ATGGCCAATCAAGACATCACCTTCGTTCCTGACCCCGATGCCGATTCCATCTCCTCCGACGTTGCCGGTTTTGGCGGCCTGCTGGTCTCCACCCAGATCCCGACCCGTGCCGACGGCAGCCTGGAGCTGGGCGACATCACCCTCCAGAGCGAATGCACCCTGCAGGCGCTGAAGGTTGCGCTGGAGCGGGCCGGCAGCTCCATGGACCGGGTTCTGCACCTGACCATCTACCTCACCGACATGGCCGACCGGGCTGCCTTCAACGAGGTTTACCAGCGCTTTTTCGCCAAGCCATGGCCGGTACGCGCCGCCGTTGGCGTGGCCGCCCTGGCAGTCGAAGGCATGCGCG